The Silene latifolia isolate original U9 population chromosome X, ASM4854445v1, whole genome shotgun sequence genome contains the following window.
GATGGCCTTGAGGAAGCAGTTGTTGCAGGCCATGAATCGATTGTAGTGGAAAGCGATTGCTTGGAAGTCATTGAAGCGTTGAAGTAGAAGAAGACGGGTCGCAGTTTGTTCTTTATAGTGATAGATGATATTTTAGATATTTGTTCTTCGTTTAAAGCTGTTAGTTGGTCGCATATTAGTCGTAATTTTAGTAAGGTAGCACATGTGCTAGCGCATGCCTTACCAAGAGTTGGTAGAACTGTATGGATCGGGGACTTGCCGGATGTTGGTGACGGGCTGATTGGTTAATGTTATGCTTACCCAGTttgggtttcaaaaaaaaaaaaaatgccgaACATTTAGCTTTTAGTTTCCGTCCTTTCCATCAGATGGGCAAAGAAAGATGTATATGTTGAGCACCAAGTGAGCAAGAAAGTAGCCAGAGCTGTTGAGCTTTTGGGCCTTTTGTGATCAGAACTACTAAAATACAGACTCTAGTTCTAGCTTCAATTCTGGCATTCAAGCaggaaaaaacaaaatattcaaTAGAATACTTCGCCTTGTTTACCTACCATTGTGGTTTGACATTATACATTGGTTTAAGTTTGGATACTTTCACAGTTGTTCTGTTGTTTCACTTCTGGATGTTGTCATTTTTACGAAACTCTGTGCAACTCGTGTCCATAGACAATCTTGGGAATTTTTGGAGCTTTTTTAAGCTTTTGCTTATTTGCTGAAAGACTTTTCTCAAAAGAACAGTCACTTTGTTATTGGTAGTACGTTGTTATAGGGGGAAAAATAGCACCATGTGCTTTTATGGGTTTCTTTGAATGTTCAATTGCTAGTCTGTGTCTGTGTGTATCATCTTTGGCAACATCGAAATTCTTGCAGGATAAACAAAGTTGTACTGAGGCCTGTGTATCTTGTTCAGAGGGTTAAGATTGATGTTAGAACTAGATTGCAGCAAATAGAAATGAAATGTAACAGTAGGTCTGTTCTTAACTGGTTGCAGGAACTATGAGGTACCCAGCCTTATAGTTTCTTAACTAGTATGATCTATTATTGTATTGTTGTAATGGGATATTTTTATGATTAATGGCAAAcacttacattttcccaaaaaagaAAGTGTATACAAGGTTCACTGTTAAGTTTTGTCATTGTTCTCTCTCTTTCAGAAACCTTCACTTGCGAAATTATTGATGATGGTTCTTTTCAAGTTTCTTCTTTAGTTGTCTAAAACAGACGTcggctttttttttctttttcttcaggGAATGGCATTTAGAAATGATGTGATTTGTCAGAGTTACATGGTGGTATTTCACTATGGATCCGCTGTTCTTTTCAACGTTGAGGACCATGAAGTtgatttctttttgaacattgcTAGGAGACATGCTTTTGGAGTGCTTCGAGAGACAAAAAAAGATGGTACTTTTTTCTCATAGCTTTGAAAATCATCTTGATGCTTTGATACTCTTCTAATACATTTTGAACTAAAGAGGCCGCTTTACGGCGTACATAAGGAATTAAAAATCATTGACTCCCTCCTTCCTTCTGTGTTCTTCCCACTTTCCTTTTTGGGTGTTTTCTATTTTATTCCCACTTCTATTtgtttccttttttggtaaggttatttttatgctttttttaccAAAGTACCCCTATCAATATAGTGAAACTACAACTCCTTTGCTGCATCCTCCATTATAATCACCACCAACCACCTCCCACCAAATCTGGCCGCCACCTCCGAGGCTCcgaccaccacatcatcctctcgATTCCTCTAGCAACCACTGATAAACCCTTGATTTTTCCAACCACCACAAACCTTTGATTTATCTATCCACCCAAACCATCAACTCTGACTATTTTCGTTGACCTGATCGCCACTTCTGACATCCACCACCCACTCATGTCACCTCCTAGGGTGGTGATTTTCGACCACCCACCTCCACAAGCAACGCCCTGACCTCCTCCCTCCAAGCAGCTTCTCTCTCCGTCTAGATCTGCTATCCGGTGGTGGTTTTGAAGCAGGGTGTTGATTTTAGATGGTGGGAGGTATTTCATTATTGTCGGAATAATCGTGGGTGACCGTCGGTGTTGGGTTGAACCGGCTAGGTGGTTTGTTAGTGGCCGTGGGTGCCATTTGGGTTGTGGGTTGGTTAAGGTGGTACACTCGTAGATGGGTTTGTGTGGGGTTGGGGAAGAAGGAAATTAGTGAAGGGCTGGGTGAGGACTGACGAATAAGTGAAGGGCAAAGTGGTCATTTGACCATTTTTCTTAAAATGTGTTGAAAGGTAAATGGGAAGAACGTACGTGGGAGGAGGGAGTATCAGTGGGGTTAAAGAGAAGAATGTTCCATTGTAAAAATTCAGAAGTTTTTGGTATTGGTGTTGGATTGAAAGAAATGCAGAAGCAAGTTTATGGATGGTAAGTGCTGCAACTTTGGGTTTGATGGAACTTGGAAGATAATATTAAACCCGACTTCGAAGTAATGGGTTTATAAATTTCAAAGCTTGTTCAAACAACAAAGACACATACCAAAATCCGATCCatagttatttaattatttttgtgtTGTTTATACCTCACTGATTCTCTGAATTGTAGTGGCTTCTCCCCTTTTATGGAGATGACTTTTTTTTAGTAGCATGCTGGTGGAGATGCCCATCAGGGGTCATATACTTTAAATCTGTTTGCACTGCCTGGTCAGTGATCAGAACTCATTCTCTAGAGATCACTGAGATATCATCAATGTGTATATCCATTTTTGGCTATCCTCAAGAGTGGATAAATTATGCTGCATACTATTTTCAGCTATTTTACTTTGATTTTCACTTCGACTATGAGTCGTGTGTTTTAACAGTCCAGCATGCCTAAGCGATACAGTACTTAGACACTTCGTTTTAGGCCAAAACATGAAACTTCTGCATAAAAACCATGTCGGACACTTGCAACTGAGTTAGAGCAACATACCTTTTGATTCACTTTTACTTGACTGCTAATTTCTAACTTCTTATGGTCCATACATGCACTGTAATGCACACGATCGCATTTTTGTCTTGATTTTAGTAAGTAGATATTTGAACCTCTTAGATTTTGTTTTTTCAGTTCTAATATTTTATGTATTCAACAGACTATACAGTGATGGAGAAGCCCACACTTGTTGAAGATATGGCGGGTGGTGCTGACTACATAGTTCTTAGACATCTAGATACTGATGGTATCCGCATTATTGGGAGTGTGCTTGGCCAAAGTATTGCCTTAGATTATTTTGTGTCGCAGGTAAATTATTCCTCCTTCCCTTCCAAAGTACACACTTGTTACTTTTTGTACCTCTGAGCGACTGAGACTAATGCCTTGTTTGGATTTTGAGGATTGGGAGGGTAGGGGAAGGGAGGGAGGAGGGATACaaaatcctttgtttggttagcaaatagGATAGGAGGGAAATCTAGGGATTCATTTTCCTTCCATTGCAAACCAAAATCCTCCAACATAGGGAAGATTTGGAAGGAGGTTGTATCTAAGCACACCTACATGAAATCTTAGGAAGTATTCACTAAAAATCTAGAAGTTTAACACCCTTTTATATTTCAGGTTGACATCATGGTAGAAGAATTTGCAGATATAAATCGTGCAATGGAGAAAACTGGAACATTTACAATGCATAGAAAGAAGCTTTTTCAACTTGTCGGCAAAGCAAACTCAAATCTTGCTGATGTGATTCTTAAAGTTGGTCTTTTTGACAGGTATGCGCTCCGAACTCTTATTCATTGATTCTATGTAGTATCATTATTTATCCGCTCGTAATCAATGCTTTAGCTTTATTGCAGCCACTTTCTGGTTCATTGTATCGAAGTATGAATACACGATATTGGagattaaatttgtttcatgatATTAAATGGTATCAGTTAAAAACTACTTAGTTGGAGCCTTGGTGCATTTATAATTCAGTCACACACTATAAAATCTGGCTTATTTTTTTCTGTTAGTTATTTCGGAAGAATATTTTAACTCAAGTGATAGATATTGAGAAAGTGAGAGTAGGTTAGGACGTTAGGTTAATAGGCAGAAGCAGTAGAGTAGGCAGCAGAAGAATATTCAATCTAGGGGCAATACCTTTCTTCACACTCTTTCCACTAAAAAATGTCCTCTTCTGAGTGAAAGTTCACACACTTTTATTCAAGACCTTTGCTAGTGTTATTGTTAATTGAGTATTTTGTCTCTCTTCCCACTTAGAGCGCACTTGCTGTTTTCTTCATTGTTGCAATTTTCATTTGGGTCTTTAGGAAACAGTCTATGTGTTGTTCACATAGGGGTAGTCTGCCTACATCTGACCTTACCCTCTTATTTGTGGGAACCCTTGAGGCATTGGGGAAACCATTAGGGGTAAGTTTCTGCTGTAGAGGCAGAATGGTTTGGGAAACCAACTAGGGTAAAGTGCTAAGAAATTGTTACGCAAGTCTCTTATTCTGGTTCGCTGCATTAGAAAGGGTGTAACTGTAATAAAAATATGTTGGCATTTAGTAGAGGAAGATTGTTACACTTCTCAAAAAAGATCACTTCTTAATTATGTTCCTTCGACTCTTTAGTCTTTACTTTTGAGACGGTATCTGAGTCCCACACAAGACTTGAGATATTTGTAATAAATCCATACATGGCCCTTTCAAATCCCATATTTCTCTTAGAAGATCCAAAAAGGAAGTTTTGCATGAAAAAGCAAGAGACTTTGTTCAAGATCATTCCGTATTATATCTAATGGTTTTAGGTCTTTTTTCTCAAGCGTCTCTCCATTTTACTTAAAAAAAAAtgtcaaaaaatttcaaattaatTGGTGTAATTTTGTTTTCAAGATGTGTCCTTGCACACGTAACCTCACTCTAGGACCGAGTCCTcgtgactaaaaagttagtcctAACAAGGCTAAACTTGGATATGTAGGATATCTGAATTTCGCCCAGGAGTCTGAGCAGCATAGTTTATCATAGGATCTGAATATGCTATCTAGTGTCGGGAGCTTCTTGTATATTACTTGCTTGTTTGTTCATTAAGACATTATAAGGTGCTGTGTAGCAGCGACTATATCCGTTCTGATAATATTTGGGTAAAAGGGCTTCTGCTTGTTAATTTGCATCGACTAGAACTGTATTATAATTACATGAAATCGTGAAGAATACAAGGTTACTCCCAATTGTTGGCACTTTTTTTCCCCATTTTGATTGCTACTGGAGGTATATGTTGTGGATGTTTCTCAGCTTAACAGATTCCAACAGTCATTGATGTGGAAACCTGAAACTGATTATTTGTAATTTCTTCTCTTATAAAAAACATAGATCGGAGATTGCTTGGAGGGAGGCAAAATATGCCCAGATAAATGAATATCTACGTGAAGAGTATGAGGTCACTCAGCGATTTGCAAATCTTGATATAAAGCTGAAGTTTATTGAGGTTTGACTTGACTCCTAATCTCTTGCATGCCTAAGTTGCGCCTGACTATTTTTATTTTGACACCTTACTTTAGCCATGTGGCGTGACTACATAACCCTTCAACCTATGCCAAAAACTGAACGTGTTTGACACTGGCAACCAAATTGCTCAACTGAAGTCCCAAAAAAGTCATATCTGGACCCATATGGTGGATTAACTTATTGCTTGAATTGCTCATTCCTTAAAGAGAGTTTTTATTAACAAATTTTTTGATAGATGGTAAATCCGCAGTCCCTTATTACTTCAGTTGGAGACCGCTTCATATAAGAATTTAAGTTAATCTCACGTGGTGTCGAATTGCAGCACAACATCCATTTCTTGCAAGAAGTACTGCAGAATAGGAGATCGGATCTGCTGGAGTGGTGCATTATTGTTCTGTTGACTATCGAGAATGTGATAGGATTGTATGAAATCGTCAAAGACTCCATGGGTGGTTCTCTCTGATTTAGGAAGGATTATTTAACTGGTCAAGGAAGAATAATTTTGCCTCCATTCATTTATATATCTTTTCAATAATCTTCCCTATGTATGTATCTTACTTGAGAGAAATCCATAAATGAGGTATCTGCAGCAGGAAGCAATTTTGTTGATGCATGAATTCAGTGATATAAGCGGGCACAATTTTAATGTGGATGACCTCCAATTATTGTACTCCGTATTTGTTAGAGGTAGTTTGGTTGATACGGAACTGAATCTTAGAAATCCTTATTCCAGAATTAAGTTCCTTGCAAAATTCAGGTGAATTTGACAAAATATTTGGTCGACTTTAATTCCAGCAAATATCTCAATTACTCGAGGAATAGTAGTATGTATTTCTAGGGTTGTAAACGAGCCGAACTGAGCTTGAGCATGGGTGAGTCGGGCTCGGCTCGAAGCTCGTCAAGCCTAGAAAGTTGAAGCTCGAGATCAACTCgtctttatattatttaattccTTAAGACGGGGAAATGTGATTCACTCCGTATAAAATGGACCACTTTTTGATAAAAAGTTATCAGAACAATTTTTTAATCAATAgctcttggtatagacgggtggggcgaacagacgggtaaagacctctaataaaatgggtaggggtgacaaggtggggcaccccatgtgcttcccactttatggtaaatgggtattttgtgaggggaaatgtgAACAATTTCAACATTTTCCCATCTTAATTTCAGACAGAAAAAAGGCCAGCCAAAATGAGAATTTGCCTAATTTAATAGGAATTGAGATTTAGATTTAGATTGATCTCACAAAAAAATTCATTCCCATACAAATTTTTTCTGAAaattcaaatgatttgaaatcagATGATTTGCTAATGAATAGATGTGTGTGACTACATAGGCCATTGAG
Protein-coding sequences here:
- the LOC141623685 gene encoding protein RETARDED ROOT GROWTH, mitochondrial-like, producing MGRWRVYRLLCRRIYSIPSPSSSYMFGSTPPFKPFVFSSFCSDPTSRFHLSKPFSSSSSSSSSSSSAAAALAHDYYDAHSHVHDDDEYQQTAKIPVKAFFLSTSINLRSIQVENAGNVVPPTSRNSNNVTLRFSHKHSETIGMAFRNDVICQSYMVVFHYGSAVLFNVEDHEVDFFLNIARRHAFGVLRETKKDDYTVMEKPTLVEDMAGGADYIVLRHLDTDGIRIIGSVLGQSIALDYFVSQVDIMVEEFADINRAMEKTGTFTMHRKKLFQLVGKANSNLADVILKVGLFDRSEIAWREAKYAQINEYLREEYEVTQRFANLDIKLKFIEHNIHFLQEVLQNRRSDLLEWCIIVLLTIENVIGLYEIVKDSMGGSL